In one Colletotrichum destructivum chromosome 2, complete sequence genomic region, the following are encoded:
- a CDS encoding Putative isoprenoid synthase domain superfamily, terpene cyclase-like 2, with amino-acid sequence MDVAHTESAQLISRLEGQVMIIPDLRGMISHWPSGKNVHCDVIDVLINRYLEDCDAFPQDLASVRDANPTLLASSLWPNVSKKKLSTLTLMVLWQGKLDDYIEALEYQSQAKSREFRFRVKEYIAQYLELSEGPKEPATSSIISTFQPVARMICQQYNKGEYEWAVTTAQMRTDQAVPDQRRRLKASLFEYIESTVQETRYVDSGEVPTNLKYEMLRKKTGGTGPLCSLAEFATGLQWPSFVFDSHPYKMMLQAVAIIVGLTNDLLSLGKELVRNCRGRVGWRRLTLVQRKGRILNAVPVRLWNSREGGGLASVVRSIVDDIEKAIRHFDACERRLITKSREDAVTTRKIAATLKTICTGNLTWSLACKRYNVGKPAADGSLRQELRAGE; translated from the exons ATGGATGTTGCGCACACCGAGAGTGCGCAGTTGATCAGTCGGCTCGAGGGCCAGGTGATGATCATACCTGACTTGCGGGGGATGATCAGCCACTGGCCGTCTGGGAAAAACGTCCACTGCGACGTAATCGATGTTTTAATCAACCGCTATTTGGAAGACTG CGATGCTTTCCCGCAAGATTTAGCCAGCGTCAGGGACGCCAACCCAACGCTGCTTGCCTCCAG TCTCTGGCCAAACGTATCAAAAAAGAAGCTCAGCACCTTGACGTTGATGGTACTCTGGCAGGGTAAGCTCGATGACTAcatcgaggccctggagTATCAGAGCCAAGCCAAGTCGAGAGAATTTCGCTTCAGAGTCAAGGAATACATCGCGCAATACCTGGAACTATCAGAGGGGCCCAAGGAGCCTGCGACGAGTTCCATCATCTCGACTTTCCAGCCAGTTGCGCGGATGATATGCCAGCAGTACAACAAGGGTGAGTACGAGTGGGCAGTAACTACTGCGCAGATGCGGACTGACCAGGCTGTGCCAGACCAGCGTCGGAGGCTGAAAGCCAGCCTCTTTGAATATATCGAGTCGACCGTGCAAGAGACGCGGTATGTCGACAGTGGAGAGGTACCGACGAATCTCAAGTACGAGATGCTTCGCAAGAAGACCGGGGGCACGGGTCCCCTCTGCTCGTTAGCGGA GTTCGCCACGGGCCTGCAATGGCCGTCTTTTGTTTTCGACTCTCATCCGTACAAGATGATGCTACAGGCTGTTGCCATCATCGTTGGCCT CACGAACGACTTGCTCTCGTTAGGAAAGGAGCTGGTGAGGAACTGCCGTGGACGCGTGGGTTGGCGGCGACTGACACTTGTGCAGCGCAAAGGACGGATTCTCAATGCCGTGCCGGTTCGACTGTGGAACAGCCGAGAGGGCGGTGGCCTGGCGTCGGTTGTCAGAAGCATCGTCGATGAcatcgagaaggccatcAGGCACTTCGACGCCTGCGAGCGCAGGCTGATCACCAAGAGCCGAGAGGACGCCGTTACGACGCGGAAGATAGCTGCGACGCTCAAAACCATTTGCACTGGCAATTTGACTTGGAG TCTCGCGTGCAAGCGATATAATGTCGGCAAACCGGCTGCTGATGGGAGTTTGAGGCAGGAACTGAGAGCTGGCGAATGA
- a CDS encoding Putative redoxin yields MAFRFAARRMALARPAVPARAFHSTPRAFVKTGDAVPDLDVLVENSPGNKVNLAEEFAKVNNGLIIGVPAAFSPACSASHIPSYINHPKLKEQGAVFVVSVNDPFVMKAWGDQLDPAGQTGIRFLGDPAGEFTKSLEVDFDSKAIFGNDRSKRYTLVIENGKVKEAHVEPDNIGTKVSLADKVLG; encoded by the exons ATGGCTTTCCGTTTCGCAGCAAGAAGAATGGCCCTCGCGCGCCCCGCCGTCCCGGCCAGAGCCTTCCACTCGACGCCCCGCGCCTTTGTCAAGACGGGAGACGCCGTGCCCGACTTGGACGTGCTCGTAGAGAACTCGCCCGGCAACAAGGtcaacctcgccgaggagttcgccaaggtcaacaacggcctcatcatcggcgtccccgccgccttctcgccCGCCTGTTCGGCGAGCCACATCCCCTCGTACATCAACCACCCCAAGCTCAAGGAGCAGGGCGCCGTGTTCGTCGTCTCAGTCAACGACCCCTTTGT GATGAAGGCCTGGGGTGACCAATTGGACCCGGCTGGCCAGACTGGC ATCCGATTCCTCGGCGACCCCGCCGGCGAGTTTACCAAGTCGCTCGAGGTCGATTTTGACAGCAAAGCCATCTTCGGCAACGACCGCAGCAAGCGTTACACCCTCGTCATCGAGAacggcaaggtcaaggaggctCACGTCGAGCCCGACAACATTGGCACCAAGG TCTCCTTGGCCGACAAGGTTCTTGGTTAA